The following proteins are encoded in a genomic region of Flammeovirga agarivorans:
- a CDS encoding glucosaminidase domain-containing protein, protein MKLLLSLSTLLLLSLTTIGAEIEWITIQEAEKRNKTEARPILIDIYTDWCGWCKELDKKTYADPIIIDYINEHYWAVKFNPETSGTFTFNGEEYGKDELEGTPFHEFEVFISEKPLSYPTTAFLTSDNQQFASWGGFLEKDKMHLLLSVVRLGKEASEEDVAAFLENYSSPYPSEASEWEEAEEETNTVQLYEGEEINELGVIQNLSHKRYFNPKFEMYALAVEEEYSLPAEIILALGAYYSDFGNSDMARFTNNHFSLTIYKDWDWGTYKTAEGTVYRVYPSVEESYNDAAQYILKNYRIPKKFLNADKSYEEWTQLLVKVGYINQDEMAELNEIIIKYQLENVQTM, encoded by the coding sequence ATGAAACTATTACTTTCACTAAGCACATTGCTCTTACTCTCATTGACTACAATAGGAGCTGAAATCGAATGGATCACTATTCAGGAAGCTGAAAAAAGAAATAAAACAGAAGCAAGGCCCATACTTATAGATATTTACACAGATTGGTGTGGCTGGTGTAAAGAATTAGATAAGAAAACGTATGCAGACCCAATTATTATTGATTATATCAATGAACATTATTGGGCGGTGAAATTTAACCCTGAAACCTCCGGAACTTTTACTTTCAACGGTGAAGAATACGGAAAGGATGAACTAGAAGGAACACCTTTTCATGAATTTGAAGTGTTTATTTCTGAAAAGCCTTTATCATACCCGACTACTGCATTTCTAACATCAGATAATCAACAATTTGCTTCATGGGGAGGGTTTTTAGAAAAAGATAAAATGCACTTATTACTGAGTGTTGTTCGCTTAGGGAAAGAAGCAAGCGAAGAAGATGTGGCTGCGTTTCTAGAAAATTATTCATCTCCTTATCCTTCTGAAGCATCGGAATGGGAAGAGGCAGAGGAAGAAACAAATACAGTACAACTCTATGAAGGTGAAGAAATAAATGAGTTGGGTGTTATTCAGAATTTATCACACAAGAGGTATTTCAATCCGAAATTTGAAATGTATGCTCTTGCTGTAGAAGAAGAATACAGTCTTCCTGCTGAAATTATATTAGCGTTAGGTGCTTATTACTCAGATTTTGGTAATAGTGATATGGCAAGATTTACGAATAATCATTTTAGCCTAACGATTTATAAAGATTGGGATTGGGGTACTTATAAAACTGCCGAAGGAACAGTCTACAGAGTATATCCATCCGTTGAGGAAAGCTATAACGACGCTGCTCAATACATTTTAAAAAACTATAGAATACCAAAGAAGTTTTTGAATGCCGATAAAAGTTATGAGGAGTGGACTCAGCTATTGGTAAAAGTGGGTTACATCAACCAAGACGAAATGGCCGAACTGAATGAGATTATTATAAAATATCAACTGGAAAATGTCCAAACAATGTGA
- a CDS encoding caspase family protein — MQIRLLPITVLFLISFYSFSKAQGLQLKQNTIESRTFALLIGTDKYDGKPDWVDLNNPVYDAETVGAILEEDMGYNTEILRNPTSNQILSTLIRYHKVLKANDRFFLFVAGHGDYDDQIFDDGFIVAKDSKPLADDINRKTYISYNTLNSLINKLPAKQVLVVLDVCFSGSFNEKMKNYRSAYRSNIYDELEAVQFAERKLKLTTRSVITSGGLEPVLDGVKGHHSPFAYKFIEALRVLPSQKSVITGSDLYSYVSRMESQPVVGHFGDHEPGADYILGVSNSKAGIVLKKEYTPSVEDFRSRSSIPTYALGKVYDLSNNELLPAKYYTQILSEPSFNELQESIGVYKNYPELTLKVEKVNIKGKEWYRLLTGGYNDRSYADKQLQSLKKKYPQDKHIQGAFIKSSQLPTNDNIELNEIYNTDLILQDFSGYGIQIFSDTSLVYSLTKARVYNDKQLGTPYIQKSHVKGKTYYRVILNHYATKEDAVKYQQYIKSHTEDINLKGAFLRTY; from the coding sequence ATGCAAATCAGACTTTTACCTATCACTGTTCTTTTTCTAATTTCTTTTTATTCCTTTTCTAAAGCTCAAGGTTTACAGTTAAAGCAAAATACTATTGAAAGTAGAACTTTTGCTCTACTCATCGGAACGGATAAATATGATGGGAAACCTGATTGGGTAGACCTTAACAATCCGGTATATGATGCAGAAACTGTTGGAGCTATCTTAGAAGAAGATATGGGGTATAATACTGAAATATTACGAAATCCTACGTCTAATCAGATACTATCGACATTGATACGTTATCATAAAGTATTAAAAGCGAATGATAGATTTTTTCTATTTGTGGCAGGGCATGGAGATTATGATGACCAAATCTTTGATGATGGGTTTATCGTTGCCAAGGATTCAAAGCCATTAGCCGATGATATCAATCGTAAAACCTATATTTCTTACAATACCTTAAACAGTCTGATAAATAAGTTACCAGCAAAACAAGTGTTAGTAGTATTAGATGTTTGTTTTAGTGGTTCTTTTAATGAGAAAATGAAGAACTATAGATCAGCTTATAGATCAAATATTTATGATGAACTGGAAGCAGTACAATTTGCTGAGAGAAAACTAAAGCTAACCACAAGGTCTGTCATTACCTCTGGCGGATTAGAACCTGTATTGGATGGAGTAAAAGGGCATCATTCGCCATTTGCCTATAAATTTATTGAAGCATTAAGAGTACTGCCATCTCAAAAGTCTGTGATTACAGGAAGCGACTTGTATAGTTATGTGTCTAGAATGGAATCTCAACCAGTAGTCGGTCATTTTGGGGATCATGAACCTGGAGCAGATTATATATTAGGGGTGTCTAATTCGAAAGCAGGGATTGTTCTAAAAAAAGAATATACACCAAGTGTGGAAGATTTTCGATCTAGAAGTTCTATACCCACATATGCTTTAGGGAAAGTATACGACCTTTCGAACAATGAATTATTACCAGCTAAATATTATACTCAAATTCTATCAGAACCATCATTTAATGAGTTGCAGGAGAGCATCGGAGTTTATAAAAATTATCCTGAACTCACTTTAAAAGTTGAAAAAGTGAACATCAAAGGGAAAGAATGGTATCGTCTATTAACAGGTGGATATAACGATCGAAGTTATGCAGATAAGCAATTGCAATCATTAAAGAAGAAGTACCCTCAAGATAAACATATCCAAGGAGCATTTATTAAAAGTAGCCAACTACCCACCAACGATAACATTGAGCTGAATGAGATTTACAATACTGATTTGATACTTCAAGATTTCTCTGGATATGGTATTCAAATATTTTCAGATACATCCTTGGTCTATTCATTAACCAAAGCAAGAGTATATAACGATAAACAGTTGGGAACTCCTTATATCCAGAAATCACATGTAAAGGGTAAAACATATTACAGAGTGATATTAAACCATTATGCAACAAAAGAAGATGCAGTCAAATATCAACAGTATATAAAATCTCATACAGAAGATATCAATCTTAAAGGTGCGTTTTTAAGAACATACTAA
- a CDS encoding T9SS type A sorting domain-containing protein, with amino-acid sequence MRTIQLTLLISLCLYFFSNTVYSQTLPTSGLVFHLDSDQGLTVGGDGKVTWVEQIQGASFVSDGTTDLEVVDVKYNGLNTDFSAVKFSDNGYLKLQSNVTYSDVKRVFIVYKSSFKPLYNNSTDLMMLFGDRYTQVALETRSRVVNAGLGREYVPYTFSLDGNSEWNPTAKHAINFNSLSDEYHDNTDPRDDAWTYNEWEIVEVEYITSRDLVQGTNGDGNWSNIELGRLVHNTNMFFQGEIAEVIVYNDSFSEQDDLKDYIKDKYKIQQRQWFTTASSTSWDGTNAWSLDSTTLDVGNAPYSYPVTGDKAFVMKGHTINMIENHVNLNELMIDENAVVNAREYINHNFHAFKGTGTYRTYANELPNCDLLGNETFYLEGGGIFHFSADDLNNNSDVALSDDRYSTFNFNSLIVNIGAYEFDFGSDVHVYDTLKVYNSTIKLTHDMEVDSNFVLYSSSKIIDDGNDRELMIRGHFNISDGCEVDIENTLVRFEGEGSKDNDNTYYQRFQIGGPTKVKKVRIERPDVKDQVQIISTNEAYQLEFNSATPNNGLDGDGNYDPSLFHIELVKGRLRFADNVQHELITSTVGGENPIRKITDGMNIWISGSNQISVNTIDTASLIIENGGFMTAVSTSEIALNKTNLTIQGTLQLGISNGGSTNGLLTVDGNVTFDGSNSKFNYRSGIMTLTGNFFKGTEVVKRSGASDPVIKFSGTRQSYISADFDTDFRIGQLIIDKSVGGSQPGLVVRDYEVFTNNVIFNNGLLNANGLLTWDTTTDEKQSSAISKDSYIIGKASFIVDQGGSAYFPIGGTSGFYLAGVGPAPLTDFNRTVSAGANLITWQAMYVDEAIGGDIPSDQYSKKYEDGMWRINPNKATSTEITFFLENADITEVDGEDKSDNLRVLTRDNSSLSNNMTWEHRSGIGNPPKEFKRDDTPGNEDKLLAIKTEAFSFNAGEIPSGASGLRVMSGLSNYEFTPGLSINEDLPVELIDFTAEVNTGIVELKWSTAQELNNDGFYIEKSVDKKHWHEVDFIKGQGTTSVRNDYSTEDTTPFQGTSYYRLVQLDFDGKMEVFSPQEITMGEEATGEFLMYPNPNKGILTFKFFNTSSDAIQLNIYTQLGEIVNRILVDSSYNNSLRWDTSQLASGVYIVEYINKKERQLKKLIVN; translated from the coding sequence ATGCGAACAATACAACTAACACTACTTATATCTTTGTGTCTTTACTTTTTTTCTAACACTGTATACTCACAGACTTTGCCAACATCAGGTCTAGTTTTCCACTTAGATTCTGATCAAGGCCTAACGGTAGGAGGAGATGGTAAGGTAACATGGGTAGAACAGATTCAAGGGGCTTCTTTTGTCAGTGATGGAACAACAGACCTTGAAGTAGTCGATGTAAAATACAATGGTCTAAACACAGACTTTTCTGCTGTTAAATTTTCAGATAATGGATATTTAAAGTTGCAATCGAATGTGACTTATTCAGATGTAAAGCGTGTCTTTATCGTTTACAAATCTAGTTTCAAACCTCTGTATAATAATAGCACAGATTTAATGATGCTTTTTGGAGATCGTTATACTCAAGTAGCTTTAGAAACAAGAAGTAGAGTTGTAAATGCAGGATTGGGCAGAGAATATGTACCCTATACTTTTAGTTTAGATGGTAATAGTGAGTGGAATCCAACAGCAAAACATGCTATCAACTTTAATTCCTTATCCGATGAATATCATGATAATACAGATCCAAGAGATGATGCCTGGACCTATAATGAATGGGAAATTGTAGAGGTGGAATACATTACTTCAAGAGATTTAGTGCAAGGAACAAATGGAGACGGAAATTGGAGTAATATTGAGTTAGGTCGTTTAGTTCATAATACAAATATGTTCTTTCAAGGAGAAATTGCAGAGGTTATTGTTTACAATGATTCATTCAGTGAACAAGATGATTTGAAAGACTATATCAAGGATAAATACAAGATCCAACAACGTCAATGGTTTACAACAGCTTCAAGTACATCTTGGGATGGTACCAATGCATGGTCACTAGATAGTACCACGCTTGATGTGGGGAATGCACCCTATTCATACCCTGTAACAGGAGATAAAGCTTTTGTAATGAAAGGGCATACAATAAATATGATTGAAAATCATGTGAATTTAAATGAGTTGATGATTGATGAAAATGCAGTCGTTAATGCTCGTGAGTATATCAACCATAATTTCCATGCGTTCAAAGGTACAGGTACGTATAGAACATATGCCAATGAGTTACCCAATTGTGATTTACTAGGCAATGAAACCTTCTATCTTGAAGGAGGAGGGATTTTCCATTTTTCAGCAGATGACCTTAATAATAATAGTGATGTAGCTTTGTCTGATGATCGTTATAGTACTTTCAATTTTAATAGCCTTATCGTGAATATTGGAGCTTATGAATTTGATTTTGGATCTGATGTACATGTCTATGATACGTTGAAGGTATATAATTCAACGATAAAATTGACGCATGATATGGAGGTGGATTCCAATTTTGTACTCTACTCTTCTTCTAAGATCATTGATGATGGAAATGATAGGGAGTTAATGATCAGAGGGCATTTTAATATTTCTGATGGTTGTGAAGTAGATATAGAAAACACACTAGTAAGATTCGAAGGTGAAGGGTCGAAAGACAATGATAACACCTACTATCAAAGATTTCAGATTGGCGGCCCTACAAAGGTCAAAAAGGTAAGAATAGAAAGACCCGATGTAAAAGATCAAGTACAGATTATATCTACTAATGAAGCCTATCAGTTAGAATTTAACTCTGCCACCCCAAATAATGGTCTTGATGGTGATGGAAATTACGATCCAAGTTTATTCCATATCGAATTGGTAAAAGGTCGATTAAGATTTGCCGATAATGTACAACATGAACTGATTACCTCTACAGTTGGTGGAGAAAACCCTATTCGAAAGATTACTGATGGTATGAATATCTGGATTTCAGGTAGTAATCAAATCAGTGTAAATACAATAGATACAGCATCTCTTATTATCGAAAATGGAGGTTTTATGACTGCCGTTTCAACTTCAGAAATTGCATTAAATAAAACCAATCTAACCATCCAAGGAACATTACAATTAGGAATTTCTAATGGAGGTAGTACTAATGGCTTATTGACTGTAGATGGTAATGTTACTTTTGATGGAAGCAACAGTAAATTTAATTACCGTTCGGGAATCATGACACTGACAGGAAACTTCTTTAAAGGTACAGAGGTCGTAAAAAGATCAGGTGCTAGTGATCCCGTAATAAAATTTTCGGGGACAAGACAGTCTTATATTTCAGCTGACTTTGATACTGATTTTAGAATTGGTCAGTTAATCATCGACAAGTCAGTAGGGGGAAGTCAACCAGGTTTGGTAGTACGAGACTATGAAGTATTTACCAACAATGTCATCTTCAATAATGGATTACTAAATGCAAATGGTCTATTGACTTGGGATACTACTACAGACGAAAAACAATCTTCTGCAATCAGTAAAGACAGCTATATCATAGGTAAAGCATCGTTTATTGTAGATCAAGGAGGTAGTGCTTACTTCCCAATTGGAGGAACAAGTGGATTTTACCTTGCAGGTGTTGGGCCAGCTCCTTTAACCGATTTTAATCGAACTGTTAGTGCTGGTGCAAATCTAATCACATGGCAAGCAATGTATGTAGATGAGGCCATTGGAGGTGATATTCCAAGTGATCAGTATTCTAAAAAGTATGAAGACGGGATGTGGCGTATTAATCCGAATAAGGCAACATCAACAGAAATAACGTTCTTTTTAGAAAATGCAGATATCACAGAGGTAGATGGGGAAGATAAGTCGGATAACCTTAGAGTGCTAACGAGAGATAATTCTTCTTTATCGAATAATATGACTTGGGAGCACAGATCGGGCATTGGTAACCCGCCAAAAGAATTTAAACGAGACGATACTCCGGGCAATGAAGATAAACTATTAGCTATAAAGACAGAGGCTTTTTCTTTTAATGCCGGAGAGATTCCATCAGGAGCCTCAGGGTTAAGAGTGATGTCAGGGCTTTCAAACTATGAGTTTACTCCAGGCCTATCTATCAACGAAGATTTACCAGTCGAATTAATCGATTTTACAGCTGAAGTGAATACTGGTATCGTTGAATTGAAGTGGTCAACGGCTCAAGAGCTAAATAACGATGGTTTCTACATTGAAAAGTCAGTGGATAAAAAACATTGGCATGAAGTAGACTTTATAAAAGGACAAGGGACTACTTCAGTAAGAAATGATTACAGTACAGAAGATACTACACCATTTCAAGGAACTTCTTACTATAGATTGGTACAGCTAGATTTTGATGGAAAAATGGAAGTATTCTCTCCTCAAGAGATCACTATGGGAGAAGAGGCTACTGGAGAGTTTTTAATGTACCCAAATCCCAATAAAGGTATTCTTACTTTTAAGTTTTTCAATACTTCATCCGATGCTATTCAGTTAAATATCTATACACAATTAGGTGAAATAGTAAACCGTATTTTAGTAGATAGCTCATACAACAATAGTTTACGATGGGATACTTCTCAGTTAGCCTCAGGGGTATATATCGTAGAATATATCAATAAAAAAGAAAGACAACTTAAAAAGTTAATTGTCAATTAA
- a CDS encoding T9SS type A sorting domain-containing protein, translating into MQTKQLPFLVVLLCFYFSLNNVYPQHSSTKLPGSGLVFHLSSDLDLTVSADRKVTWVEQVQNVSFVTAGTTNLRVVDVKHDGINTDFHAVKFIGGGYLKPQLNNIRYSGVKRIFIVYKSTMKPLNDGSTDLMMLFGDRFTQVALETRNQKVNEAEYIPYTFSFDGKSEETALAKHAVNFNSLSKEYHDNSDPRDDAWSFNEWEIVEVEYNTPRDLVHGINGDGNWSRIELGRLVHNTTMFFQGEIAEIIVYDDSFIDRQNLKEYIKNKYKIQQRQWFTTASAKSWDGSGSWSLDSTSFTIGDAPYPYPVAGDKAYIMEEDTINIMGDHVNVSELTIGENAVVNTREFKYHNFHSFKGKGTYITFADELPNCDLLMEEPFYKEGGGIFHFSTADVNNHGNVTFSDDRYDSLNFNSVIVNVGFFEFDFGRYVHVFDTMRVNNSTLKLTHNMEVNSNFILTYPAKVMDDGNERELMLRGHFVSNDGCVIDMENTLVRFEGQNSKDDFNSYYQQFQFGGPTKVKKVRIDRPSVRDQVQIRSSKVKYQLEFNPNTPNNGIDSKGNYDPSLFRIELVRGRLRFSDNISHELITSTVEGEQPIRKISADMNIWISGNNNKINVNTKDTASIIIEDGGYLVAMSNAETEFNKTNLTVRGQLQLGTSNGGNSNGFLTVGGDVIFEGKNSKLNYRSGVFTIHGNLKTTSKLQKMPGISDPIIKFAGTNLSHISAEGFDANFRLGQLIIDKSIVNQPGVVIENHEVYTNNVIFNKGLLDANGFLIWDTTTGQKQTSVINQESYIIGKASFIVEEGGSAYFPIGGINGFYLAGIGPTPLSGTNRTVRTGAPLITWEAMYVDEAIGGDIPSHQYFRKYEEGMWRINPNKTTSTELTLFMGNIDIANEEGLSNHLRVLTRDNSSLLNNLAWQHKPGIGDSPKEIKMDNTLGSENRLLAIKTEAFTFTNAGEIPLDFSKKMSGLSNYEFTPGLSIEKDLPVELIDFTAEINAGVVELNWSTAQEFNNDGFYIEKSVDKQHWYEVDFIKGQGTTSVRNDYSAVDASPYQGVSYYRLVQVDLDGKMEVFSPLEISFGQLVAAEFLMYPNPNNKGVLNFKFYETSSSTIQLNIYTQLGEVVNRTKVDALTSNSLKIDTSQLASGVYIVEYINKKDRQLKKLIVN; encoded by the coding sequence ATGCAAACAAAACAGCTACCTTTTCTCGTTGTATTGTTGTGTTTCTACTTCTCTCTTAATAATGTATACCCACAACATTCATCGACAAAATTACCAGGATCAGGACTAGTTTTTCATTTATCTTCTGATCTAGACCTAACGGTAAGTGCTGATAGAAAAGTGACTTGGGTCGAACAAGTTCAAAATGTTTCTTTTGTGACTGCAGGAACTACTAACCTTAGAGTAGTTGATGTAAAACATGATGGTATAAATACAGATTTCCATGCCGTAAAATTTATCGGAGGTGGATACTTAAAACCACAGCTCAATAATATTAGATATTCGGGTGTAAAAAGAATATTTATTGTCTATAAATCTACCATGAAACCTTTAAATGATGGTAGTACAGATCTTATGATGCTTTTTGGTGACCGTTTTACTCAAGTAGCTTTAGAAACAAGAAACCAAAAAGTGAATGAAGCAGAATATATTCCTTATACTTTTAGCTTTGATGGTAAAAGCGAGGAAACTGCTCTTGCAAAACATGCTGTCAATTTTAATTCTTTATCGAAAGAGTATCATGATAATTCAGATCCAAGAGATGATGCATGGTCTTTCAATGAATGGGAAATTGTAGAGGTAGAATATAATACACCTCGTGATTTAGTGCATGGAATAAATGGAGATGGTAACTGGAGTAGAATTGAATTAGGTAGACTGGTTCATAATACTACGATGTTCTTCCAAGGAGAAATTGCAGAAATTATTGTTTATGATGATTCATTTATTGATAGACAAAACCTTAAAGAATACATCAAGAATAAATACAAAATTCAGCAGCGTCAATGGTTTACTACTGCATCAGCTAAATCTTGGGACGGTTCAGGCTCATGGTCATTGGACAGTACAAGTTTTACTATAGGTGATGCTCCATATCCTTATCCAGTAGCAGGAGACAAGGCTTATATAATGGAAGAGGATACAATAAACATCATGGGAGACCATGTGAATGTAAGCGAGTTAACTATTGGTGAAAATGCTGTAGTAAATACTCGTGAGTTTAAGTATCATAACTTCCATTCTTTCAAAGGTAAAGGAACGTACATCACTTTCGCAGATGAACTGCCTAACTGTGATTTATTAATGGAGGAACCATTTTATAAAGAAGGTGGAGGTATTTTTCATTTCTCTACTGCTGATGTAAACAACCATGGTAATGTCACTTTCTCAGATGATAGATATGACTCATTAAACTTTAATAGTGTAATTGTCAATGTCGGCTTTTTTGAATTTGACTTTGGTAGATACGTACATGTTTTTGATACAATGAGAGTAAACAACTCTACATTAAAGCTTACTCATAATATGGAAGTGAACTCCAACTTTATTCTGACTTATCCAGCAAAAGTAATGGATGATGGGAATGAAAGAGAGCTAATGCTTAGAGGACACTTTGTGAGCAATGATGGCTGTGTGATTGACATGGAAAATACGTTGGTGAGATTTGAAGGCCAGAACTCAAAAGATGATTTTAATAGTTACTACCAACAATTTCAATTTGGTGGACCTACAAAGGTTAAAAAAGTAAGAATCGATAGACCTAGTGTAAGAGATCAGGTGCAGATTCGATCTTCGAAGGTGAAATATCAATTAGAGTTTAACCCCAACACACCAAACAATGGTATTGATAGTAAAGGAAATTACGACCCGAGTTTATTCCGTATCGAATTAGTCAGAGGTCGTTTGAGATTTTCTGATAACATTAGCCATGAATTGATTACTTCTACTGTTGAAGGAGAACAACCGATTCGAAAAATTTCAGCAGATATGAATATCTGGATTTCAGGAAATAATAATAAGATTAATGTCAATACTAAAGATACAGCTTCGATCATTATTGAAGACGGAGGGTATTTGGTTGCTATGTCTAATGCTGAAACTGAATTCAACAAAACGAATTTAACAGTAAGAGGTCAATTACAGTTAGGTACCTCTAATGGAGGAAATAGTAATGGCTTCTTAACAGTAGGTGGAGATGTTATTTTCGAGGGTAAGAATAGTAAGTTAAACTATCGTTCTGGTGTATTTACTATTCATGGTAATTTGAAGACTACTTCGAAGCTACAAAAGATGCCTGGTATTAGTGATCCTATAATAAAATTCGCAGGTACTAATTTGTCTCATATTTCTGCAGAAGGTTTCGATGCCAACTTTAGATTAGGACAGTTAATTATTGACAAGTCGATCGTTAATCAACCTGGGGTAGTGATAGAAAACCATGAAGTGTATACCAATAATGTCATCTTCAATAAGGGACTACTTGATGCCAATGGTTTCTTAATTTGGGATACAACTACAGGGCAGAAACAAACTTCTGTTATCAATCAAGAAAGCTATATTATTGGTAAGGCTTCCTTTATTGTAGAAGAAGGTGGTAGTGCATATTTTCCAATTGGTGGAATCAATGGGTTTTATTTGGCAGGGATTGGGCCTACTCCTTTGTCTGGTACAAATAGAACAGTAAGAACAGGTGCTCCCTTAATCACATGGGAAGCAATGTATGTCGATGAAGCAATTGGTGGAGATATTCCTAGCCATCAATACTTCAGAAAGTACGAAGAGGGCATGTGGCGTATCAACCCTAATAAGACAACTTCTACAGAGTTAACACTCTTCATGGGGAATATTGATATCGCTAATGAGGAGGGTTTGTCTAACCACCTAAGAGTTTTAACTAGAGATAACTCTTCTTTATTGAATAACTTGGCTTGGCAGCATAAACCTGGCATTGGTGATTCTCCAAAAGAAATTAAAATGGATAATACACTAGGTAGTGAAAACAGGCTATTAGCGATAAAGACAGAAGCGTTTACTTTCACTAATGCTGGTGAAATTCCATTGGACTTTTCAAAAAAAATGTCTGGACTTTCGAATTATGAATTTACACCAGGGTTATCGATAGAGAAAGACTTACCTGTTGAATTGATTGACTTCACAGCTGAAATTAACGCAGGTGTTGTTGAGTTAAATTGGTCGACAGCACAAGAGTTTAATAACGATGGGTTTTATATTGAGAAATCAGTAGACAAACAACATTGGTATGAAGTAGACTTTATTAAAGGTCAAGGTACAACTTCTGTAAGAAACGATTATAGTGCTGTAGATGCATCACCTTATCAAGGGGTTTCTTATTATCGTTTGGTCCAAGTAGATTTAGATGGGAAAATGGAAGTTTTCTCGCCACTAGAAATATCTTTTGGACAATTGGTGGCAGCAGAGTTTTTAATGTACCCGAACCCGAACAATAAGGGAGTACTGAACTTTAAGTTTTATGAAACATCTTCTTCGACTATTCAACTTAATATTTATACACAATTAGGAGAAGTAGTGAATCGTACAAAAGTAGATGCTTTAACTAGCAATAGTTTAAAAATTGATACTTCTCAGTTAGCCTCAGGAGTATATATAGTAGAATATATAAATAAAAAAGATAGACAACTTAAAAAGTTAATTGTCAATTAG